In the genome of Flavobacterium panacagri, one region contains:
- a CDS encoding nucleotidyltransferase domain-containing protein has product MKEKILQKLKEIEKQKDVEILFAVESGSRAWGFASPDSDYDIRFVYKHKPEYYLSLWEKPDVIEFMTEDDLDGSGWDLRKSVRLLAKSSASLMEWLFSPVVYYENEVFVKQMREIATECFSPIAVLHHYLGTTKNFMEVCEMEEIKLKSYFYALRTALAGKWIIETNTFPPVAFADLLPIAPQNIQEKILELQQIKANQDEKYLHPKEVLITDFLLETVKFNQENANKLESGKKINEELDLFFKNTVFNFPK; this is encoded by the coding sequence ATGAAAGAAAAAATACTTCAAAAATTAAAAGAAATAGAGAAACAAAAAGACGTAGAAATACTTTTTGCGGTAGAATCCGGAAGCCGTGCTTGGGGATTTGCTTCTCCAGACAGCGATTACGACATTCGTTTTGTATACAAACACAAACCAGAGTATTATTTATCGCTTTGGGAAAAACCAGACGTAATAGAATTCATGACCGAAGATGATTTGGACGGTTCAGGCTGGGATTTACGTAAATCCGTAAGGTTATTAGCAAAATCCAGTGCATCTTTGATGGAATGGCTGTTCTCGCCTGTTGTGTATTATGAAAATGAAGTTTTTGTAAAACAAATGCGTGAGATAGCCACAGAATGTTTTTCGCCAATCGCGGTTTTGCACCACTATTTAGGAACAACAAAAAACTTTATGGAAGTTTGCGAAATGGAAGAAATAAAACTAAAAAGTTATTTCTATGCCTTACGTACTGCTTTAGCCGGAAAATGGATTATAGAAACCAATACATTTCCGCCCGTTGCTTTTGCCGATTTATTGCCCATTGCACCACAAAACATACAAGAAAAAATACTGGAATTACAACAAATAAAAGCCAATCAAGACGAAAAATACCTGCATCCAAAAGAAGTTCTAATAACTGATTTCTTATTGGAAACGGTAAAATTCAATCAGGAAAATGCAAATAAGTTGGAAAGCGGGAAGAAGATCAATGAAGAATTAGATTTGTTTTTTAAAAATACCGTTTTCAACTTTCCAAAATAA
- a CDS encoding DUF434 domain-containing protein: MTDLKNRGKEASDDTLFGTEKIQLKLKEAVTDLSYFLSRGYGEKATLALVGNRYRLNSRQQQAVRGMSASQSQIENRQSKEIQSHELEGKEIAIDGFNALILLESILSNAYVFKGQDGFIRDLSSVHGTYKRVKQTSLAIEIIADFYKKEKIKTIYWFFDKPVSNSGRLKKMIEEIALENQYDWKVELVYNPDKVIAESNWIAVTSDAWILDNASSNFNLMKYVLSQTTVNENVICLE; the protein is encoded by the coding sequence ATGACAGATTTAAAAAACAGAGGAAAAGAAGCAAGTGACGATACTTTATTCGGAACGGAGAAAATACAGTTGAAACTAAAAGAAGCCGTAACAGATTTGTCTTATTTCCTGAGCAGAGGTTATGGCGAAAAAGCAACATTAGCTTTAGTTGGAAACCGATATCGTTTAAATTCCCGACAGCAACAAGCCGTCCGCGGAATGAGTGCCTCTCAAAGTCAAATTGAAAATCGACAATCTAAAGAAATTCAAAGTCATGAATTAGAAGGAAAAGAAATTGCGATAGATGGTTTTAACGCTTTGATTTTATTAGAAAGTATTTTGTCAAATGCTTATGTTTTTAAGGGACAAGATGGTTTTATTCGTGATCTGTCGAGTGTTCACGGAACTTATAAGAGAGTGAAACAAACATCACTGGCAATAGAAATAATTGCTGATTTTTATAAAAAAGAAAAAATTAAAACGATTTACTGGTTTTTCGATAAACCAGTTTCAAATAGTGGGAGATTGAAAAAGATGATTGAAGAAATAGCTTTAGAAAATCAATATGATTGGAAAGTTGAACTGGTTTATAATCCAGATAAAGTTATTGCAGAAAGTAATTGGATTGCTGTGACTTCTGATGCCTGGATTTTGGATAATGCATCGTCGAATTTTAATTTGATGAAATATGTTTTGTCGCAAACGACTGTAAATGAAAATGTAATCTGTTTGGAATAA
- a CDS encoding TatD family hydrolase produces the protein MNYIDIGINLTNKQFQNDIDDVVQDALDADVSQMILTGTSVRNSEESAKIARQYPGVLYATAGIHPHDAKSFDAQSISKLRKLLELKHVVSVGECGLDFDRDFSPRNKQEECYKAQLELAIEVQKPLFLHERSAFSSFMNSTKDYLPQLPKAVVHCFTGTLQEAKTYLDNGFYLGFTGAISDAKRFSHLKEVIQYVPLDRMMIETDAPFMLPKNVPNSLLKKYHERRCEPAFLPYVAGTIAQFKGITLAKVAEETTRNSKSFFGI, from the coding sequence ATGAATTACATAGACATAGGTATCAACCTAACCAACAAACAATTCCAAAACGACATAGACGATGTCGTACAAGACGCGCTCGACGCCGACGTATCGCAAATGATACTTACAGGCACCAGCGTACGAAATAGTGAAGAATCTGCGAAGATTGCAAGACAATATCCGGGCGTGTTGTACGCTACGGCGGGAATACATCCGCATGATGCGAAGAGTTTCGATGCGCAGAGTATTTCGAAACTTAGGAAATTATTAGAACTGAAACATGTCGTTTCCGTTGGCGAATGCGGACTCGATTTTGATCGTGATTTTTCGCCTCGAAACAAACAGGAAGAATGTTACAAAGCCCAATTAGAATTGGCGATTGAAGTACAGAAACCTTTGTTTTTGCACGAAAGAAGTGCTTTTAGTTCGTTTATGAATAGTACCAAAGACTATTTACCGCAATTGCCAAAAGCCGTTGTGCATTGTTTTACGGGAACGTTGCAGGAAGCCAAAACCTATCTCGATAACGGATTTTATCTGGGTTTTACGGGAGCGATTTCAGATGCCAAGCGTTTCAGCCATTTAAAAGAAGTCATTCAGTACGTACCGCTCGACCGAATGATGATTGAAACCGATGCGCCCTTTATGCTTCCTAAAAATGTCCCAAACAGTCTTTTGAAGAAATACCACGAACGCCGTTGCGAACCTGCTTTTCTGCCTTATGTTGCCGGAACAATTGCACAGTTTAAAGGGATTACTTTAGCTAAAGTAGCGGAGGAAACGACTCGAAATTCTAAAAGCTTTTTTGGGATTTAG
- a CDS encoding AAA family ATPase: MKKIPTLTILVGCPASGKSTFAEWKVRTEAKTMRISRDEIRFSQFQEVMDPSVENMISKIINVQTKTLLSNGWNVILDTCNVKAEYLKQPVTEFSEMANIEFKMFDLPLEELFSRNSKRDRKVPKKVIENMYYQLQKTKEKFDFSPIKKVEKNLEYCDQNPDLPKAIICDLDGTLALMNGRNPFDASKCDEDELNNPVANVLRNYKKLGYQILLVSGREDRYKEPTLRFLEKHEIEYDDLIMRKTKDSRKDSIIKTEIYNESIKDKYFVEFVLDDRNQVVDTWRNDLKLPCFQVYYGDF; this comes from the coding sequence ATGAAAAAGATACCAACATTAACGATATTAGTCGGTTGTCCGGCATCAGGAAAAAGTACGTTTGCAGAATGGAAAGTGAGAACTGAAGCCAAAACCATGCGAATTAGTCGTGATGAAATCAGGTTTTCTCAATTTCAGGAAGTGATGGATCCATCGGTTGAAAATATGATTTCTAAAATTATCAATGTCCAGACCAAAACCCTACTTTCAAACGGATGGAATGTGATTTTGGATACCTGTAATGTTAAGGCAGAATACCTAAAACAGCCAGTAACTGAATTTTCAGAAATGGCCAATATCGAATTCAAAATGTTTGATTTGCCATTGGAAGAACTTTTTAGCCGAAATAGCAAAAGAGACCGAAAAGTGCCAAAAAAGGTAATCGAAAACATGTATTACCAATTGCAGAAAACCAAAGAAAAATTCGATTTTAGCCCGATAAAAAAGGTGGAAAAAAACCTGGAATATTGCGACCAAAACCCAGATTTGCCAAAAGCAATTATCTGTGATCTTGACGGAACGCTTGCGCTAATGAATGGAAGAAATCCGTTTGATGCCAGCAAATGTGATGAAGATGAACTCAACAATCCGGTAGCAAATGTGTTGAGAAATTACAAGAAATTAGGATATCAAATACTTTTGGTTTCGGGAAGAGAAGACCGATACAAAGAACCAACCTTGCGTTTCCTTGAAAAACACGAAATCGAATACGACGACTTGATCATGCGTAAAACCAAAGACAGCCGAAAAGATTCGATCATCAAAACCGAAATCTATAACGAATCGATCAAAGATAAATACTTTGTAGAATTTGTTTTAGACGATAGAAATCAGGTAGTAGATACTTGGCGAAATGATTTGAAATTGCCTTGTTTTCAGGTGTATTATGGAGATTTTTAA
- a CDS encoding T4 RnlA family RNA ligase, translating into MNTTLLKEMISANYVRVNKHPEHDLYIYNYTQNAQFERVWNEITIACRGLILDKDLNVVARPFPKFFNLGEIENQVLPESPFEVYDKMDGSLGILYWIENVPFMASRGSFASEQSDKANEMLHGKYKDSWSLLDKTKTYLFEIIYPENRIVLDYGASEELVLLAIIDTNSAEEFPLEDIGFPVVEKYHGIKDIETLKEMELANKEGFIIKYANNFRVKIKFDEYLRLHRIITQVSNLNIWEYLKTKQSMEEILERVPDEFFSWVKQTKADLEKEFIAIEEQCKLDFRVLESRKETAFYFLTCQYPNVLFGMLDNRDYSETIWKMIRPKHEKPFNREEEEEN; encoded by the coding sequence ATGAATACAACGCTTTTAAAAGAAATGATTTCGGCAAACTATGTAAGGGTAAACAAACACCCTGAACACGATTTGTACATTTATAATTATACTCAAAATGCCCAATTTGAGAGAGTTTGGAACGAAATTACCATTGCTTGTCGTGGTCTTATTTTAGATAAAGATTTAAATGTTGTGGCAAGACCTTTTCCAAAGTTTTTCAACTTAGGCGAAATAGAAAATCAGGTTCTTCCAGAATCCCCTTTTGAAGTTTACGATAAAATGGACGGCTCGTTGGGTATTTTATACTGGATAGAAAATGTTCCTTTTATGGCCAGCAGAGGCTCTTTTGCCAGCGAACAGTCAGATAAAGCAAATGAAATGCTTCACGGAAAATATAAAGATTCATGGTCGCTTTTGGATAAAACCAAAACCTATTTGTTCGAAATTATTTATCCTGAAAACCGTATTGTTTTAGATTACGGAGCATCAGAAGAGTTGGTTTTGCTGGCGATTATTGATACCAATTCAGCAGAAGAATTTCCGTTGGAAGATATTGGTTTTCCTGTTGTTGAAAAATACCACGGAATTAAAGATATTGAGACTTTAAAAGAAATGGAATTGGCCAACAAAGAAGGTTTCATTATCAAATATGCAAACAACTTCCGTGTAAAAATTAAATTTGACGAATACCTGCGTTTGCACCGAATCATTACTCAGGTTTCGAATTTGAATATCTGGGAATATTTAAAAACAAAGCAATCAATGGAAGAAATTCTGGAACGTGTTCCTGATGAATTTTTCAGCTGGGTTAAGCAGACAAAAGCCGATTTGGAAAAAGAATTTATAGCGATTGAAGAGCAATGCAAATTGGATTTCAGAGTTTTAGAATCCCGAAAAGAAACTGCTTTTTATTTTTTAACCTGTCAATATCCAAATGTTTTATTTGGAATGTTGGACAACAGAGATTATTCAGAGACAATCTGGAAAATGATTCGTCCAAAGCATGAAAAACCTTTTAATAGAGAAGAAGAAGAAGAAAACTAA
- a CDS encoding HD domain-containing protein → MNLKEIYSDLLSNIGFSKNEIQHNWLDLEKIYSEKSRHYHNLTHLKEMIESFEIYKDKLQNPDEILFSIFYHDFVYSASKKDNELKSAEYALSVLPENVNLNKQLIFDAICATQQHQQNATEDINWLIDFDLKILAKDWEDYKIYFEQIRKEYRIYPDFLYKPGRAKALKHFLENEFIFQTDEFRSLYEEKARINIEKEISLLT, encoded by the coding sequence ATGAATTTAAAAGAAATTTATTCTGATTTACTATCTAATATTGGCTTTTCAAAGAATGAAATTCAGCATAACTGGTTGGATTTAGAAAAGATATATTCCGAAAAATCAAGGCATTATCATAATCTCACGCATTTAAAAGAAATGATTGAGAGTTTTGAAATTTATAAAGACAAACTTCAAAATCCCGATGAAATATTATTTTCAATCTTTTATCATGATTTTGTGTATTCGGCTTCCAAAAAAGATAATGAACTCAAAAGTGCTGAATATGCTTTGTCTGTTTTACCTGAAAATGTCAATCTAAATAAACAATTAATTTTTGACGCAATTTGTGCAACACAACAGCATCAGCAAAATGCAACTGAAGATATTAATTGGTTAATCGATTTTGATTTGAAAATACTCGCTAAAGATTGGGAAGATTATAAAATCTATTTTGAACAAATTAGAAAAGAATATCGCATTTATCCTGATTTTCTCTACAAACCTGGACGTGCTAAAGCGTTGAAGCATTTTTTGGAGAATGAGTTTATTTTTCAAACTGATGAGTTTAGGAGTTTGTATGAGGAAAAAGCAAGAATTAATATTGAAAAAGAGATTTCATTATTAACGTAA